In the Mesorhizobium sp. WSM2240 genome, CGACGAGACCGCGATCGATCTCGCCCAGAAGATTATGAAGCAGACCATCCGCGATCTCGGCGAGAAAGCCGTCGATCCCGAGCAGATGAAACTCATCGACACGATGGTCGACACGCACGGGCGCCACGGCCGGAAGAACGGCAAAGGCTTCTACGATTATCCCGCCAAACCCGCGAAGAAGAAGCTGTGGCCCGGCCTGAAGGATCTCTACCCGCAGCTTGCCCCGGAAAAGGTCGATGTCGAGGAACTGAAGCAGCGTTTCCTCGTCACCATCGCTTTGGAAGCGGCGCGCGTGATGGAGGAGGGCATCGTCACCGACCCACGCGAGGCCGATGTCGGCTCCATTCTGGCCTTCGGATTCGCGCCCTACACCGGCGGTGCGCTGTCCTACATCGACGGGATGGGGGCGAAGAAATTCCTCAAGTTGGCGAAAGGCCTGCAGAAGAAATTCGGCGCGCAGTTCAAGGCGCCGAAACTGCTCGTCGACATGGCGGACAAGGGCGAGACGTTCTACGAGCGCTTCGATCCCTACAAGAAGGACGAGGTGCGAAAGGCGGCCTGACCGGACGCCCCGCATGTATGTCTGGGCTCGTTTTGCTCGAATGGCCGCGACGGTGAAAAGCCGCGGGCCTTACCGGCTGGGCGGGACGAGCCGCCTGGCCTTCCGCTGCTTGCCGACCGACATCGATTTCAACATCCATCTGAACAATGCGCGCTATCTCATGCTGGCCGATCTCGGCCGCATGGACATCTTTCTACGCTCAGGCCTTCTGAAGCTGATGCGCGAGAAGAAATGGGCGCCGATGATGGGCGGCGTGCAGTCGGTCTTCGTCCGCGAGATCAGGCTGTGGAGGCGTTTCGAGGTGGTCTCTTCGATCGAGACCTGGGACGGCACGCAGGTCATCGGCCGCCATCAGTTCATCCTCGACAATGGCGAGACTGCCGCGCTGGTGATGACGACGGCGGGCATTTACGAGCCCGCCAACCGCCGCTTCATCGAGATCGACCAGGTGATCGCCGCCCTGGGCGTAGAGACCAAGCCGCGCCAGCCGAGCGAAGCCGAACGGATATTCATGGCTTCGCACACCGGGCTGAGGGCCTTGGCGAAGGAGGGGTGACGCCTCCCGCCCGCAACGGAGTTTGGAGCAGCGCCGGGTCAACTCGGCTGGACAACTCCCACACCACGCGCTAGAAAGTTAAAAAGGTATTTTTTCCTGTCTGGCACGGAGAACGCCATGCTCTCGCATGAACGTGTCTGGGCCGCCATCGACGCGCTGGCGGCGCGCTATTCGCTTTCGGCGTCGGGTCTTGCCAAGCGCGCGGGCCTCGATTCCACGGCCTTCAACAAGTCGAAGCGGCTGTCGGCAGATGGCCGGCCGCGCTGGCCGTCGACGGAATCGCTCGCCAAAATCATCGAGGCGACGAACTCCTCGCTCGACGAGTTCCTCGCGCTGATCGACGGCAAGTCTGGCCCTAAAGACAAGCCTTTGCCGGTGCAGGCCTCATCGGTGCCGCTGCTCGGTTTCGCGCAGGCCGGCGCAGGCGGCTTCTTCGACGATGCCGGCTTTCCGGTCGGGCAGGGTTTTGACCTGATCGAACTGCCGTCACGGGCCGGCGACAATTCCTATGCGCTGAAAGTGCAGGGCGATTCCATGCTGCCGCTCTATCGCGACGGCGACGTGCTGATCGTCGAGCCGGGGGCGAGGGTGAACAAAGGCGACCGCGTCGTGGTCAAGACCGGCAGCGGCGAGGTGATGGCCAAGGTCCTGGCGCGCCAGAGCGCGAAGGAAATCGAGCTTCAGTCGATAAATCCCGATCATCCGGACCGAGTCGTCGCCGCAAAGGACGTCGAATGGCTGGCCCGCATCGTCTGGGCAAGCCAGTAGCCGCGCCGATGCGTGCGGGCATCGCAGCGGGTGCGTTCCTGGGCCTCGTCGGCCTGGGTTTTGCCATCATGGCCGGCGGGCACACGCTGATCCCGCGGGAAATGCCGCCTGAGGCCTCCAGTATCGCATCGCCCGACGGACCCAAGACCGCGGCAGTTCCAAAGATCGACCCGCCGCGTCCGACCATTCGGCCGCGTGGCGCGGGGCGGGACGGGCAGACGGGTCCCGAAGAGTTTGAGCGCATCTCCCCGCGCGCGCCGCTCGGCGAAATTGGCCTCGCGCTGCCGCCGAAACCGGCAATGCCCAGTGATTGGGAGGGGACCATCCTCTATCGGCCGGTCGCGCCGGCGGCCGGGCTGGTCGAGGCGATGGGGCACACGGTTGCCATAGCCGGGGTGGATGCAGTCGCAGCCGATGAAACCTGCTCGTTCGAGGGCAAGGAATGGGCCTGCGGCATCAGAGCCCGCACCGCCTTCCGCCTTTGGCTGCGCGGTAGGGCGGTCACCTGCGCGGTGACGCCCGAGGCCGGCCCGAAGACCGTCACCGCCGCCTGCCGGCTCGGCAAGCAGGACGTCGGCCAGTGGCTGGTGTCCAATGGCTGGGCTCGTGCGGCCGAAGGCGGTCCCTATGGCGAGGCCGGGGAAAAGGCCCGGGCCGCGAAAAAGGGCATATTCGGCCGCCCGCCGGACAAGGATTCCTTGCCGCCGCCTCCGTCCGCAGTCAGCACATTGCCTAAGCCGCCAACTGCCCCGACAGCGCCCTCCGAATGAGCGCGCGTGTTTCGTCGATGCCGTAGAGCGCCACGAACGAGCCGAAGCGCGGGCCGCGCTCCTGGCCGATCAGCACCTGATAGATCATCTGGAAGAAGGCGACCGAAACGCCGGGTCCGCCTTCCGGGCTCTTCTTGTTGTGGTCCTGATAGCGCTCGATTTTGCGCGCGACATTGAGCGAGGCGTTCTGGATAGCTTCGCCGTCGGCATCGGCCGGCAGCGTGCCAAGCGCGTCCGACAGCGCCTGAAGCGCCTCGCGCTCCACTGCGTCGGGAGATCTGTAGACCTTGGCCGGCTTCACGAAATCGTCGAAGTAGCGGATGGCGTAGCCGGCGAGCCGGTCGAGTTCTGGATGCGACTGCGGCGTCACGCCAGCGACATGGCGCGAGATGAAGC is a window encoding:
- a CDS encoding thioesterase family protein encodes the protein MYVWARFARMAATVKSRGPYRLGGTSRLAFRCLPTDIDFNIHLNNARYLMLADLGRMDIFLRSGLLKLMREKKWAPMMGGVQSVFVREIRLWRRFEVVSSIETWDGTQVIGRHQFILDNGETAALVMTTAGIYEPANRRFIEIDQVIAALGVETKPRQPSEAERIFMASHTGLRALAKEG
- a CDS encoding helix-turn-helix transcriptional regulator encodes the protein MLSHERVWAAIDALAARYSLSASGLAKRAGLDSTAFNKSKRLSADGRPRWPSTESLAKIIEATNSSLDEFLALIDGKSGPKDKPLPVQASSVPLLGFAQAGAGGFFDDAGFPVGQGFDLIELPSRAGDNSYALKVQGDSMLPLYRDGDVLIVEPGARVNKGDRVVVKTGSGEVMAKVLARQSAKEIELQSINPDHPDRVVAAKDVEWLARIVWASQ
- a CDS encoding thermonuclease family protein translates to MAGPHRLGKPVAAPMRAGIAAGAFLGLVGLGFAIMAGGHTLIPREMPPEASSIASPDGPKTAAVPKIDPPRPTIRPRGAGRDGQTGPEEFERISPRAPLGEIGLALPPKPAMPSDWEGTILYRPVAPAAGLVEAMGHTVAIAGVDAVAADETCSFEGKEWACGIRARTAFRLWLRGRAVTCAVTPEAGPKTVTAACRLGKQDVGQWLVSNGWARAAEGGPYGEAGEKARAAKKGIFGRPPDKDSLPPPPSAVSTLPKPPTAPTAPSE